A portion of the Microlunatus phosphovorus NM-1 genome contains these proteins:
- a CDS encoding RDD family protein yields MFAAWRSATPLPAGVQIGATGSRLLAALVEVGPVWLLVGFALLFGAGLEGRGQLAVLSCLLGLGWAVFVWSWRATKTAGPGMRLDSLQIVGCPDGQPIGWRRVLLRSLVFAALSVTGIGLVAMLIAMGRHPYRQGWHDLVVAAVVIKELPPLPVIPSSASTPTTAATPDTVPAPSTASTTAGRTESTVPAVSAEPTLVSPLVPPAPERSATWAASAIHPATEIPPPSVGPAPEHAWWLRLDDGRDIGIDGGLVLLGRNPQPRMGEEDALLIKVVDKGRTVSKSHLAIGLDARGLFVVDRGSTNGTTVTSPDGTRRHCPPGDQIGLTGGSVISFGDHRLQVRRTRP; encoded by the coding sequence GTGTTTGCTGCCTGGCGCTCGGCGACCCCTCTTCCCGCCGGAGTTCAGATCGGGGCAACCGGTTCGAGACTGCTGGCCGCGCTCGTGGAGGTCGGTCCGGTCTGGCTGCTGGTCGGATTCGCACTCCTCTTTGGCGCCGGGCTGGAGGGCCGTGGTCAGCTCGCGGTCTTGAGTTGCCTGCTGGGTCTTGGCTGGGCGGTCTTCGTCTGGTCCTGGCGGGCGACCAAGACGGCCGGCCCCGGCATGCGTCTGGACAGCCTGCAAATCGTCGGCTGTCCCGACGGTCAGCCGATCGGCTGGCGTCGGGTGCTGCTTCGTTCACTGGTCTTCGCGGCGTTGAGCGTGACGGGGATCGGGCTGGTCGCGATGCTGATCGCGATGGGCAGGCATCCGTATCGTCAGGGTTGGCACGACCTGGTTGTGGCAGCGGTCGTCATCAAGGAACTTCCCCCGCTGCCGGTGATCCCCAGCTCTGCTTCGACGCCGACCACTGCGGCAACGCCTGACACCGTTCCGGCGCCGTCCACCGCTTCGACGACCGCCGGTCGAACCGAATCCACAGTTCCGGCGGTGTCGGCGGAGCCGACGCTGGTCTCCCCGCTGGTCCCGCCGGCACCAGAGCGGTCGGCGACCTGGGCGGCGTCCGCGATCCACCCGGCGACTGAGATCCCCCCACCTTCGGTGGGGCCAGCGCCGGAACACGCCTGGTGGCTGCGCCTGGACGATGGTCGCGATATCGGCATCGATGGCGGCTTGGTGTTGCTGGGCCGCAACCCGCAGCCCCGCATGGGGGAGGAGGACGCGCTCCTGATCAAGGTCGTGGACAAGGGCAGGACGGTCTCCAAGTCCCACCTGGCGATCGGTCTGGACGCTCGTGGGCTCTTCGTGGTGGACCGCGGCTCGACCAATGGCACCACCGTGACCTCCCCGGACGGCACCCGGCGGCACTGTCCGCCGGGTGACCAGATCGGCCTGACCGGCGGCTCGGTCATCTCGTTCGGCGACCATCGACTCCAGGTCCGGCGAACCAGGCCCTGA
- the dcd gene encoding dCTP deaminase, whose protein sequence is MLLSDRDIKAEIERGRIGLEPYAAAMVQPSSIDVRLDRFFRVFENHRYPHIDPAEDQSELTRPIEVAADEPFILHPGEFALGSIFEVVTLPDDVAARVEGKSSLGRLGLLTHATAGFIDPGFSGHVTLELSNVATLPIKLWPGMKIGQLCFFRLTTAAEHPYGSAVHGSHYQGQRGPTPSRSHVNFHRSQL, encoded by the coding sequence ATGTTGTTGTCCGACCGTGACATCAAAGCCGAGATCGAGCGAGGCCGCATCGGCCTGGAGCCGTACGCCGCCGCGATGGTGCAGCCCTCCAGCATCGACGTCCGGCTGGACCGGTTCTTCCGGGTGTTCGAGAACCACCGCTATCCGCACATCGACCCGGCGGAGGATCAGTCCGAGCTGACCAGACCGATCGAGGTGGCCGCGGACGAACCGTTCATCCTGCATCCAGGTGAGTTCGCCCTGGGCTCGATCTTCGAGGTCGTCACCCTGCCCGACGACGTCGCAGCCCGGGTCGAGGGCAAGTCGTCACTCGGCCGGTTGGGTCTGCTCACCCACGCCACGGCCGGTTTCATCGACCCCGGCTTCAGCGGCCACGTGACCTTGGAGCTGTCCAATGTCGCGACCCTGCCGATCAAGCTGTGGCCAGGCATGAAGATCGGTCAGCTCTGCTTCTTCCGACTGACCACCGCCGCCGAGCACCCGTACGGCTCCGCGGTCCACGGATCGCATTACCAGGGCCAGCGCGGGCCGACCCCGAGCCGCTCCCACGTCAACTTCCACCGCTCTCAGCTCTAG
- a CDS encoding DUF4082 domain-containing protein, producing the protein MGTAVGVLATILAVALGLLAAPAPAQGAAGDATIFGTTVPATPADSDTAAVELGVTFTPRVSGSAVGVRFYKGSGNTGTHTGSLWSSSGSRLATATFANETATGWQTVEFASPVKLTAGQRYVASYRAPRGRYAVAQRFFTSTYTSGDLSVPTNGGVYRYGTSGFPSSTYQASNYYVDVVFRPSSSSPSPSATPTSSPTATSSPTATSSPSSTSSPSATSSPSSTSSPTTPSSFNPGNLSGTVAVPAGMGAEDVSSPDRVVGTGTPSSCTSAAVVAAVNAGGVITFNCGPNPVTITLSQTLKVSNSTRKLVIDGGGKVTLSGGNTNRILYMDTCDTSLGKVSGNCLYAPQWPVVTVQNITFANGNATNASYVSPGDTNQGSNGGGAIFALGGKLKVVRSVFVNNVCATNGPDLGGAAVRVLAQRSPTPNDLDNSHAARNQEPVAIVQSTFGGASGQGNSCSNGGAISGLRTPITVVNSKISYNNAIGCCANPAHSGTPGGGSGGAIYTDGTSYDLRISGSDIQYNTAKAGGSSIFYVSNDKTGRLIIDKTVSKNNTYAAPGYPGPHSFQNYPGIFYLGSGNPVFTNSTIQ; encoded by the coding sequence TTGGGCACAGCTGTGGGTGTCCTTGCCACGATCTTGGCAGTGGCGCTGGGGCTGCTTGCCGCACCCGCGCCCGCCCAGGGCGCGGCCGGCGATGCCACCATCTTCGGCACCACGGTGCCCGCGACGCCGGCTGACAGTGACACTGCAGCAGTCGAGCTGGGCGTGACCTTCACCCCCCGGGTGAGCGGCTCGGCCGTGGGTGTTCGGTTCTACAAGGGCTCGGGCAATACCGGCACCCACACCGGCAGCCTGTGGAGTTCGTCCGGCTCCCGCCTGGCGACCGCGACCTTCGCCAACGAGACCGCAACGGGCTGGCAGACGGTCGAGTTCGCGAGCCCGGTCAAGCTGACCGCCGGTCAGCGGTACGTCGCTTCCTATCGCGCGCCGCGCGGTCGTTATGCCGTGGCGCAGCGGTTCTTCACCAGCACCTACACCAGCGGTGACCTGAGCGTGCCGACCAACGGCGGCGTCTACCGCTACGGCACGTCCGGATTCCCGAGTTCCACCTATCAGGCCAGCAACTACTACGTCGATGTGGTGTTCCGCCCTTCGTCGAGCTCGCCGAGCCCCTCGGCCACCCCGACCAGCTCGCCGACTGCCACGAGCTCGCCGACGGCGACGAGTTCACCCAGCAGCACCAGCTCGCCGAGTGCCACCAGCTCACCCAGCAGCACCAGCTCACCTACGACGCCTTCGAGCTTCAACCCCGGCAATCTGAGCGGCACCGTCGCGGTGCCGGCCGGCATGGGTGCGGAGGATGTCAGCAGTCCGGATCGAGTGGTCGGCACCGGAACCCCGAGCAGCTGCACGTCGGCAGCCGTGGTTGCCGCGGTGAACGCAGGAGGGGTGATCACCTTCAACTGCGGTCCCAACCCGGTCACCATCACGCTCTCGCAGACGCTGAAGGTGAGCAACAGCACTCGCAAGTTGGTGATCGACGGTGGCGGCAAGGTCACGCTGTCCGGTGGCAACACCAACCGGATCCTCTACATGGACACCTGTGACACCTCATTGGGCAAGGTGTCGGGCAACTGTCTGTACGCGCCTCAGTGGCCGGTGGTGACGGTGCAGAACATCACCTTCGCGAACGGCAACGCCACCAATGCCTCCTACGTCTCACCGGGCGACACCAATCAGGGTTCCAACGGTGGCGGCGCCATCTTCGCACTGGGCGGCAAGCTGAAGGTCGTCCGCTCGGTGTTCGTCAACAACGTCTGCGCGACCAACGGTCCGGACCTGGGTGGCGCGGCAGTCCGTGTTCTCGCCCAGCGCTCCCCGACGCCGAACGACCTGGACAACTCCCACGCCGCGCGCAACCAGGAGCCGGTAGCCATCGTGCAGAGCACCTTCGGCGGGGCCAGCGGCCAGGGCAACTCGTGCTCCAACGGGGGCGCGATCAGCGGTCTGCGTACCCCGATCACCGTCGTGAACAGCAAGATCAGCTACAACAACGCGATCGGGTGCTGCGCCAACCCCGCTCACTCCGGTACGCCGGGTGGTGGCAGCGGTGGTGCGATCTACACCGACGGCACGTCGTACGACCTGAGGATCTCCGGCTCCGACATCCAGTACAACACCGCCAAGGCCGGCGGCAGCTCGATCTTCTATGTCAGTAATGACAAGACAGGTCGCTTGATCATCGACAAGACGGTGAGCAAGAACAACACCTACGCCGCGCCCGGTTATCCGGGGCCGCACAGCTTCCAGAACTACCCGGGCATCTTCTACCTGGGCAGCGGCAACCCGGTCTTCACCAACTCGACCATCCAGTAG
- a CDS encoding DUF4097 family beta strand repeat-containing protein — protein sequence MTARTFDAAGIRTIVVDNLARGSLSLEAGPLDDIVEGTVSAAEDLLQQTNIRHEADTLRIWFPEQVFRSQTAHLRIGVPAGTALTARTGSADVTATVPLGRCRLITGSGDISLASAEDLDVTTGSGSASVGSLSGSAARLSSGSGDIVVGEAHCPISAKSGSGDLLVRSLQAVELRASSGSGDISVPGARGSIDLRSASGSLTIGIADGLTAWLDLSSTSGAVRVAMDPCNAPADGEPYVSVRARTASGEIAVYRT from the coding sequence ATGACGGCTCGCACCTTCGATGCCGCGGGAATCCGGACGATCGTCGTGGACAATCTCGCCCGTGGCTCCCTGAGCCTCGAAGCCGGCCCACTCGATGACATCGTCGAGGGTACGGTCAGCGCGGCCGAGGATCTGCTGCAGCAGACCAACATCAGGCACGAGGCCGACACGCTACGGATCTGGTTCCCGGAGCAGGTGTTCCGGAGCCAGACCGCGCATCTGCGGATCGGGGTGCCGGCCGGCACCGCGCTCACTGCTCGCACGGGCTCGGCCGATGTCACCGCCACCGTCCCGCTCGGCCGGTGCCGGCTGATCACGGGATCGGGCGACATCAGTCTGGCCAGTGCCGAGGATCTCGACGTCACGACCGGCTCGGGGTCGGCGTCGGTCGGCTCACTCAGCGGCAGCGCGGCTCGGCTCAGCAGTGGGTCCGGCGACATCGTGGTCGGCGAGGCCCATTGCCCGATCTCGGCCAAGTCCGGTTCCGGCGATCTCCTGGTCAGGTCCCTCCAGGCAGTCGAGCTCCGCGCCTCCTCGGGCTCGGGCGACATCTCGGTGCCGGGTGCCCGAGGATCGATCGACCTCCGATCGGCGTCCGGCTCGCTGACGATCGGGATCGCCGACGGACTCACCGCCTGGCTCGACCTCAGTTCCACCAGCGGCGCGGTGCGGGTGGCGATGGATCCCTGCAACGCCCCGGCCGACGGCGAGCCGTACGTGAGCGTTCGGGCGCGTACCGCTTCCGGAGAGATCGCCGTCTACCGAACCTGA